The DNA sequence AGCGCACTGTCCAAACTCGGGGCTCTTGCGCCTGAATAAATTTCAGCAAGCAATCTGCGCTGAAATTCAAACCTGAATGTTCGCCAGTTCCTGCCAGAGCAGGGCACTTGCCAGGGTTCCCTGACGGAAGGCTTCCAGCGAGAAACGTTCGTTGGGGCTGTGCAGGTTGTCGGTATTCTGTCCCCAGCCTAAGAGCAGCGTTTCTACGCCCACCAGCGACTGGAATGTTTCGACCACCGGGATTGAGCCCCCTTCACGAATCATGACCGGAGCCCTTCCGAAAGCCTGTTCAATCGCAGTGCGGGCAGCCGCCATGTAGGGGCTGTTGAAATCGAACACGAGTCCTTTGCAGCCATGGTAATCGATGAACTGCATGGTCAGTCCCGCCGGCAACTGTTCGAGCAGGAACTGCTCCAGTGCTCTGGTCAAGGCGGCTGGATCCTGATCGGGAACGAGTCGGCAACTGATTTTGACGCGCGCCTGGGCAGGTACGATTGTCTTCGGACCTTCACCCGTGTACCCGGAGACCATACCGTTCACATCGCACGTCGGTCGTGCCCAGCGGCGTTCCAGTGTGCTGAAGTCCGCTTCCCCTGAAACCGCCTTAACGCCCAGGTCCGACATGAATTTCGTTTCATCAAAGGGCAGGGCTGCAAACTGGTCGCGTTCTTCCTGCTTGAGTTCGATCACGTTGTCGTAAAAGCCGGGAATCTGGACGCGGCCCTGGTCATCGTGTAGAGCAGCGACCATGCGGGCCAGTCCGTTGGCAGGATTGGTGACCGCACCGCCAAACACACCGCTGTGCAGATCCTGTCGCGGGCCGTTGACGATCACTTCGCAGGCGAGGATTCCCCGCAGTCCGTAAGTGATTGCCGGGATGCCCGGTGCATACTGGCTGGTGTCGCTGATCACTGCAATATCGCAGGCAACCAGATCCTTGTTCTCTGCCAGGAAGCGATCGAGGTTGTCGCTGCCGACCTCTTCTTCCCCTTCAATCACGAAGACCACGTTGACGGGAAGTTCTCCCTTCGTCTTCATCCAGGCTTCGACCGATTTAATGTGTGTATACATCTGCCCCTTGTCGTCGGTCGCACCGCGGGCATAGATATGACCATCGCGGATATCGGGTTCGAAGGGGGGCGTCTGCCATTGATCGAGCGGATCCGGGGGCTGCACATCGTAATGACCATAG is a window from the Gimesia benthica genome containing:
- a CDS encoding dipeptidase, producing MVEHVRDYLEQHQDRFVGELVEFLKIPSVSADSTLKAETRRGAEFVQQQMEAAGLESQLIETAGHPIVYGSWKKAEGKPTVLVYGHYDVQPPDPLDQWQTPPFEPDIRDGHIYARGATDDKGQMYTHIKSVEAWMKTKGELPVNVVFVIEGEEEVGSDNLDRFLAENKDLVACDIAVISDTSQYAPGIPAITYGLRGILACEVIVNGPRQDLHSGVFGGAVTNPANGLARMVAALHDDQGRVQIPGFYDNVIELKQEERDQFAALPFDETKFMSDLGVKAVSGEADFSTLERRWARPTCDVNGMVSGYTGEGPKTIVPAQARVKISCRLVPDQDPAALTRALEQFLLEQLPAGLTMQFIDYHGCKGLVFDFNSPYMAAARTAIEQAFGRAPVMIREGGSIPVVETFQSLVGVETLLLGWGQNTDNLHSPNERFSLEAFRQGTLASALLWQELANIQV